One Nitrospiria bacterium genomic window carries:
- the bioA gene encoding adenosylmethionine--8-amino-7-oxononanoate transaminase — protein sequence MTRLINQDKRYLWHPFTQMQEWTKETPIIIKEAKGVYLKDLRGHSYLDGTSSIWVNLHGHQCQEIDEAIKSQLKKVAHSTLLGLSNIPAIRLAKALVRIAPKGLTRVFYSDDGSTAMEIAIKMAYQFWQLQKPAQPEKKIFVSFTNAYHGDTVGSVSVGGIDLFHQRFASLLFKTLKIPSPYCYRCHLDLNFPSCQLACADEIEKTLRSHHPEIAAVVIEPKVQAAAGLITAPPGFLKRIRQICTDLNILLIADEVATGFGRTGTMFACQEDGVTPDILALSKGITGGYLPLAATLTTDPVYKTFLGSYEEFKTFFHGHSYTGNPLGCAAALANLQIFKKGKVLTRLKGKATFLRKILAALKDLPHVGDIRQAGFMVGIELVRKKKTKNPYPLTEKIGIRVCEEAKKRGMILRPLGNIIVLVPPFISTRKELARMVEIIREAITQITDKKVGNQRE from the coding sequence ATTACCCGGTTAATCAATCAAGACAAACGATATCTATGGCACCCCTTCACCCAAATGCAGGAATGGACTAAAGAAACGCCCATCATCATAAAAGAAGCCAAAGGAGTCTATCTCAAGGACCTTCGAGGCCATTCCTATTTGGACGGCACATCATCCATTTGGGTCAACCTACACGGCCATCAATGTCAGGAAATTGATGAAGCCATAAAAAGCCAACTGAAAAAGGTGGCTCATTCGACCCTTTTGGGTTTGTCCAATATTCCGGCCATCCGGTTAGCAAAGGCTTTGGTCCGGATCGCTCCCAAAGGGTTAACCCGTGTTTTTTATTCAGACGATGGATCCACCGCTATGGAAATTGCAATCAAAATGGCCTATCAATTCTGGCAACTTCAAAAACCGGCCCAGCCGGAAAAAAAGATTTTTGTTTCCTTCACCAATGCATATCATGGAGATACAGTGGGCTCGGTCAGCGTTGGGGGAATTGATTTATTCCACCAACGGTTTGCCTCCCTCCTTTTTAAAACACTTAAAATCCCGTCTCCTTATTGTTATCGCTGTCACCTCGATCTTAATTTTCCTTCCTGTCAGCTGGCGTGTGCGGATGAGATTGAAAAAACACTAAGGAGCCACCACCCAGAAATCGCCGCTGTGGTCATCGAACCCAAAGTTCAAGCCGCGGCGGGATTGATCACAGCGCCACCGGGATTTCTCAAACGAATCCGGCAAATCTGCACCGATTTGAATATCCTTTTAATTGCCGATGAAGTAGCAACCGGATTTGGAAGAACGGGGACAATGTTCGCTTGCCAAGAGGACGGTGTGACCCCGGATATTTTGGCCCTCTCCAAAGGGATTACCGGAGGGTATCTCCCTTTAGCCGCCACACTCACAACCGACCCCGTTTACAAAACCTTTTTAGGTTCGTATGAGGAGTTCAAAACGTTTTTTCACGGTCACAGCTATACAGGAAATCCTCTCGGTTGTGCAGCGGCACTGGCTAACCTACAGATTTTTAAAAAAGGAAAGGTCCTGACCCGTCTGAAGGGAAAAGCCACCTTTTTAAGAAAAATTTTGGCCGCCTTAAAGGACCTCCCCCATGTGGGGGATATCCGACAGGCCGGTTTCATGGTGGGAATTGAGTTGGTCAGAAAAAAAAAGACAAAGAACCCATACCCCCTCACTGAAAAAATCGGAATAAGGGTGTGTGAGGAAGCAAAAAAAAGGGGAATGATTCTTCGGCCACTTGGAAATATTATCGTCCTCGTTCCCCCATTCATCTCAACCCGCAAAGAACTGGCCCGTATGGTGGAGATCATCCGGGAGGCCATTACCCAAATAACCGATAAGAAAGTGGGTAACCAGAGAGAATAA